A part of Miscanthus floridulus cultivar M001 chromosome 6, ASM1932011v1, whole genome shotgun sequence genomic DNA contains:
- the LOC136458682 gene encoding putative receptor protein kinase ZmPK1, which translates to MAALLYLAVLPLLTFPVCSGASPWQIMTTGSHIRGEDHDKVILLSPDSNFSCGFHEAGTNALTFSIWYTTSASERTVVWTANPYSAERGGYSPVNKYGSRVSLNRDGNLILTDTNGSMVWESKTSSGKHTTVTLLDSGNLVISDSSNKIVWQSFGSPTDTLLPGQNLTKDTRLVSGYHHLYFDNDNVLRMLYDGPEITSIYWPSPDYDAQKNGRNRFNSTRIAVLDDMGNFISSDGFKIEASDSGPGIKRRITIDYDGNFRMYSLNASTGKWDITGQAVIQMCYVHGLCGKNGLCDYLGGLRCRCPPDYEMVDPTNWNKGCKPMFLTDGNQAHEEFTFIEQPHADYYGFDLSSSKSIPFEACRNICWNSSTCLSFTYKGGDGWCYTKDLLYNGQVFPYFPGDNYMKVPMSFNISTYSISKQKTLTCGPAGSEVMLGSASMYGTKKDNINWTYFYVFAAILGALELLVIVTGWYLFFKKHNIPKSMEDGYKLVTNQFRRFTYRELREATGKFKEELGRGGAGIVYRGVLEAKKIVAVKKLTDVRQGEEEFWAEVTLIGRINHINLVRMWGFCSEGTKRLLVYEYVENESLDKYLFGERSTESLLGWSQRYKIALGTARGLAYLHHECLEWVVHCDVKPENILLTRDFEAKIADFGLAKLAKQGSTSFNFTHMRGTMGYMAPEWALNMPINAKVDVYSYGVVLLEIVTGIRASSGIMLDERQIDFLEFVQEAKHILSTGNVSDIVDDRLHGHFHAEQAIAMVKIAFSCLEERRKRPTMDEIVKVLMSCDDEDDYHPAYSY; encoded by the coding sequence ATGGCTGCGCTGCTCTACCTCGCTGTTCTTCCGTTGCTGACCTTTCCGGTTTGCTCTGGCGCTTCGCCATGGCAAATCATGACCACCGGCTCACACATAAGAGGAGAGGACCATGACAAGGTCATCCTCCTCTCGCCTGACTCTAACTTCTCCTGCGGCTTCCATGAGGCTGGCACAAATGCTCTCACCTTTTCCATCTGGTACACCACCAGTGCCTCCGAGAGAACCGTCGTCTGGACGGCGAATCCCTATTCCGCAGAGAGAGGAGGATACTCTCCCGTGAACAAATACGGCTCCAGGGTATCGCTAAACCGCGATGGCAACCTGATCCTCACAGATACCAATGGTTCCATGGTGTGGGAGAGCAAGACATCGTCAGGCAAGCACACGACAGTCACCCTCCTCGACAGCGGCAACCTTGTGATCAGTGACTCCAGTAACAAGATCGTGTGGCAGAGCTTCGGTTCGCCAACTGACACCTTGCTTCCGGGGCAGAACCTGACAAAGGACACAAGGTTAGTCTCTGGTTACCATCACCTATACTTCGACAACGATAATGTCCTGCGGATGTTGTATGACGGCCCAGAGATCACAAGCATCTACTGGCCAAGTCCGGATTACGACGCTCAAAAAAATGGCCGCAATAGGTTTAACAGCACCAGGATAGCAGTTCTAGATGACATGGGTAATTTCATATCAAGTGACGGGTTTAAGATAGAGGCTTCAGATTCAGGTCCAGGAATCAAGAGAAGGATCACAATTGATTATGATGGCAATTTCAGAATGTACAGCTTGAATGCATCAACAGGGAAATGGGACATCACGGGGCAAGCTGTAATACAGATGTGTTATGTGCATGGACTATGTGGAAAGAATGGGCTCTGTGACTACTTGGGTGGCCTCAGATGTAGATGTCCCCCAGATTATGAGATGGTTGATCCAACAAATTGGAAcaaaggatgcaaaccaatgttCTTGACTGACGGAAACCAAGCACATGAGGAATTTACATTTATTGAGCAACCTCATGCTGATTACTATGGCTTTGATCTATCCTCCAGTAAGTCCATCCCATTCGAAGCATGCCGGAACATCTGCTGGAACAGCAGCACCTGCTTGTCTTTCACATACAAGGGTGGGGATGGTTGGTGTTACACTAAAGATTTACTCTACAATGGTCAGGTGTTCCCATATTTCCCTGGAGACAACTATATGAAAGTACCAATGAGTTTTAACATTTCGACGTACTCAATCTCCAAACAAAAAACCCTCACCTGTGGACCCGCAGGTTCTGAGGTTATGCTAGGATCAGCAAGTATGTACGGAACAAAGAAGGACAACATAAATTGGACATACTTCTATGTCTTTGCTGCAATACTGGGAGCTCTAGAGTTGCTTGTTATTGTGACAGGCTGGTACCTTTTCTTCAAGAAGCATAACATACCCAAATCAATGGAGGATGGGTACAAGCTGGTTACAAACCAGTTCAGGCGATTTACATACCGGGAATTGAGGGAAGCAACTGGAAAGTTCAAAGAAGAGCTTGGTAGAGGAGGCGCTGGAATCGTCTACAGGGGAGTGCTTGAAGCTAAGAAAATAGTGGCAGTAAAGAAGCTTACAGATGTTCGCCAGGGAGAGGAAGAATTCTGGGCAGAAGTGACCCTTATTGGAAGAATCAATCACATAAACTTAGTCAGAATGTGGGGATTTTGCTCAGAAGGGACAAAGAGGTTATTAGTATATGAGTATGTGGAGAATGAGTCACTGGACAAGTACCTCTTTGGTGAAAGAAGTACTGAAAGCCTGCTTGGTTGGAGCCAAAGATACAAGATTGCACTGGGCACAGCAAGAGGCCTTGCTTACCTACATCATGAATGCCTTGAGTGGGTTGTTCACTGTGATGTGAAACCagaaaacatacttctaactCGAGATTTCGAAGCCAAGATAGCAGACTTTGGATTGGCCAAGCTCGCGAAGCAAGGTAGCACTAGTTTCAATTTCACCCATATGAGAGGCACGATGGGCTACATGGCACCAGAATGGGCACTGAATATGCCAATCAATGCAAAGGTTGATGTGTACAGCTATGGGGTCGTGCTTCTGGAGATTGTGACTGGAATCAGGGCTTCAAGTGGCATAATGTTAGATGAAAGACAAATAGATTTTCTGGAGTTTGTCCAGGAGGCTAAACATATTCTATCTACCGGGAATGTCAGTGATATTGTTGATGATAGATTGCACGGCCACTTTCATGCAGAGCAAGCAATTGCAATGGTGAAAATAGCCTTTTCATGCCtcgaagaaagacgcaagagGCCAACGATGGATGAAATTGTCAAGGTGCTCATGTCATGTGATGATGAAGACGACTACCATCCTGCTTATTCATATTGA